The Clostridium chauvoei genome has a window encoding:
- a CDS encoding glycoside hydrolase family 2 TIM barrel-domain containing protein, producing MRKGSKRKISLAMATTLFILASEGALWGGEINVGAFIRGNSEWNNNPQVFQVNREEAHSTFVSYKNANIALEYEQKPVGERGIRVNSDYHMLLNGQWDFNMVDKPDLRPIDIEENGFDTMGWDTIKVPSNWQTQGFDYPIYTNVTMPWTGRENPPQGGAPVKYNPVGTYQRKFEVPEGWKTDRRVYVSFQGVESAFYLWINGEKVGYSEDSYTAKDFDITDYLKDGENTISVQVFRWSDASWVEDQDFIRLSGIFRDVAIYSTPEVRIRDFGVVTELDENYNNASLDIELDLSNYLKTNDNYTVEAMLYDGDYNKVFNEPLQANTDFSDSTKLNKNAKRTILNMSKEIENPRKWSAEDPYLYTLILSLKNGNGEELEAVSTKLGFKKMELKDRQILINGKPIYFKGANRHETDPTDGRAVSMESMIEDIKIMKSYNINSVRTSHYPNNPAWLELCDEYGLYVVDEANIESHAARLSGDHIPGNKKQWYEMCLDRIKSMVERDKNHASVVMWSLGNEAGEGSGFVKLADWIRENEPTRPIHYEGDYNPETRASDVYSMMYSSPGALESYNGRSKPVILCEYAHAMGNSIGDLNSYMQVFEKYDNLQGGFIWDFVDQGLYKNIEEKFSVLDSSKNNLNAEVKEGGKTEGKLGNALKGYAVLPKDEKLNITGKGITVEATVKPEELTSGHNIFVSKGDHQFALKESANYENSGKRGLEFFIYDASIPGSYTQWVAASTTNLPSDWQGNWHDIAGTFDGENVRLYIDGKEVAVKTKAANISSSDYAVAIGGDTQLNRRSNSAIDNVKIYNRALSKDELNNTERQPDDSTVLWIDFENWRSSKPEGVEQFIAYGGDWGDNPNDGNFCANGLLNADRTIKPQLIDVKYHYQDIEIKNIDIENKKISIENESLFTNLNKYNGVWELIKDGEIIETGELNVDIEPLTTKEVVVPFTVPEVVDKGSEYFVNIRFAEKEATKWAEPGHEVAKQQFKVNLTDEVKDVLDISSMENLSVEETDSNININGTNFEFNFNKSTGNIDSFKNNGKELLSSPIEPDFWRAPNDNDRENGMKNRTGTWRDAGANRIIENITVEKGEKLVTIEVESSLPTTIESQYKNTIKIYGSGDVVITSDLKPGSESLPEIPAIGMEFNMPSEFENLKWFGRGPYENYWDRNMSTDVGVYESTVEEQYFEYIEPQQMGNKTDVRWLTLTNNDGVGLMVSGDDLVETSALHYTEQELETKAHPYELIRQDEVNVNINYKQMGLGGDDSWGARPHNEFQLKANRDYTYRMRIRPIDTKVQNPMEINKFALPFELKENQEISVDGIKGHKPTLPNNIEVETTDGIIKEVSVNWNEITEADYNSVGKFNVEGKINGTSNKVIAIVTIKELEEPTTNISSKIGEKVFLPKEIEVKYTDGTKVLVPVNWAEISDDIFNTEGIHNIKGKFTLLGIEFDITAKLNIAEGDYASDLEWESATVGWSTIKKDKSIDGNPLRLLLGDNVEIFKKGLGTHTDSTIIYDVSGSDYKYFQAYIGNDQEMAGSNSDGINFLVYTDGELVYESGKMMSNTPAKFINIDIEGKNKIKLVADKIGNNGSDHSDWADALFVKKSSNIVDGKVGDFNKNGIFDIGDVSLVSKNYGKKSDDRDWKDVSKFDVNKDGVIDDADVDFVANKILNN from the coding sequence ATGAGAAAAGGAAGTAAGAGGAAAATTTCGCTAGCTATGGCCACGACACTTTTTATTTTAGCATCAGAAGGGGCTTTATGGGGAGGAGAAATAAATGTAGGCGCATTTATAAGGGGAAACTCTGAATGGAATAATAACCCACAAGTCTTTCAGGTAAATAGAGAAGAAGCACATTCAACTTTTGTTTCATATAAGAATGCAAATATAGCATTGGAGTATGAACAAAAGCCAGTAGGAGAAAGAGGTATAAGAGTAAATTCAGATTATCATATGTTATTAAATGGACAATGGGATTTTAATATGGTTGATAAACCTGACTTAAGACCTATTGACATCGAAGAAAACGGTTTCGATACAATGGGATGGGATACTATAAAAGTTCCGAGCAATTGGCAAACACAAGGATTTGATTATCCAATATATACAAATGTAACCATGCCATGGACTGGAAGAGAGAATCCACCACAAGGAGGAGCACCAGTTAAATATAATCCTGTAGGAACATATCAAAGAAAATTTGAAGTACCAGAAGGGTGGAAAACAGATAGAAGAGTATATGTATCTTTCCAAGGAGTAGAGTCTGCTTTTTATCTTTGGATAAATGGAGAAAAAGTAGGGTATTCAGAAGATAGTTATACAGCTAAAGATTTTGATATAACTGATTACTTAAAAGATGGAGAAAATACTATTTCAGTACAAGTATTTAGATGGTCAGATGCAAGTTGGGTAGAGGATCAAGACTTTATAAGATTAAGTGGTATTTTTAGAGATGTTGCAATTTACTCTACACCAGAAGTACGTATAAGAGATTTTGGTGTAGTTACAGAGTTAGATGAAAATTATAATAATGCAAGTTTGGATATAGAATTAGATTTATCAAATTATTTGAAAACTAATGATAATTATACTGTAGAAGCTATGCTTTATGATGGTGATTATAATAAAGTATTTAATGAACCATTGCAAGCAAATACAGATTTTTCAGATTCAACTAAATTAAATAAAAATGCTAAAAGAACTATTTTAAATATGAGTAAAGAAATAGAGAATCCAAGGAAATGGTCAGCAGAAGATCCATATTTATATACATTAATTTTAAGTTTGAAAAATGGAAATGGTGAAGAGTTAGAAGCTGTTAGTACAAAGCTTGGATTTAAAAAGATGGAATTAAAGGATAGACAAATCCTTATAAATGGAAAACCTATATATTTTAAAGGTGCAAATCGTCACGAAACAGATCCAACAGATGGTAGAGCTGTATCTATGGAAAGTATGATAGAAGATATAAAAATAATGAAATCATACAATATAAATTCAGTTAGAACATCACATTATCCAAATAATCCTGCATGGCTTGAATTATGTGATGAATATGGATTGTATGTTGTAGATGAAGCTAACATTGAATCACATGCAGCTAGACTTTCAGGAGATCATATACCAGGTAATAAAAAACAATGGTATGAAATGTGTTTAGATAGAATAAAGAGTATGGTAGAAAGAGATAAAAATCATGCATCAGTAGTTATGTGGTCACTAGGAAATGAGGCAGGAGAAGGATCTGGCTTTGTAAAATTAGCAGATTGGATTAGAGAAAATGAACCAACACGACCAATTCACTATGAAGGAGATTATAATCCGGAGACTAGAGCCTCAGATGTATATAGTATGATGTATTCTAGTCCAGGAGCGTTGGAATCCTATAATGGTAGGAGCAAACCAGTTATATTATGTGAGTATGCACATGCTATGGGAAATAGCATAGGAGATTTAAATAGTTATATGCAAGTTTTTGAGAAATACGATAATCTTCAAGGTGGATTTATATGGGATTTTGTAGATCAAGGATTATATAAAAATATAGAAGAAAAATTTAGTGTTCTTGATTCAAGCAAAAATAATCTCAATGCAGAAGTTAAAGAAGGTGGAAAAACTGAGGGGAAATTAGGGAATGCATTGAAAGGATATGCGGTACTCCCTAAAGATGAAAAATTAAATATAACTGGCAAAGGAATAACTGTTGAAGCAACAGTTAAGCCAGAAGAATTGACAAGTGGACATAATATTTTTGTGTCAAAAGGGGATCATCAATTTGCATTAAAAGAAAGTGCTAATTATGAGAATTCAGGAAAAAGAGGTTTAGAATTCTTTATATATGATGCTAGTATTCCAGGTAGCTATACTCAATGGGTAGCTGCAAGTACAACTAACTTACCAAGTGATTGGCAAGGAAATTGGCATGATATAGCAGGAACTTTTGATGGTGAAAATGTAAGATTATATATAGATGGAAAAGAAGTTGCTGTTAAGACTAAAGCAGCTAATATAAGTTCATCAGATTATGCAGTAGCAATAGGAGGAGATACTCAGTTAAATAGAAGAAGCAATTCTGCTATAGATAATGTAAAAATCTATAATAGAGCATTATCAAAAGATGAGCTAAATAATACAGAAAGACAACCAGATGATAGTACAGTACTTTGGATTGATTTTGAAAATTGGAGATCAAGTAAACCAGAAGGAGTAGAGCAATTTATTGCATATGGTGGTGATTGGGGAGATAACCCTAATGATGGTAACTTCTGTGCAAATGGATTACTTAATGCAGATAGAACAATAAAACCACAACTTATAGATGTAAAATATCATTATCAAGATATTGAAATAAAAAATATAGATATTGAGAATAAAAAAATATCCATTGAGAATGAAAGCTTATTTACTAATTTAAACAAGTATAATGGAGTTTGGGAGTTAATTAAGGATGGAGAAATTATTGAAACTGGAGAATTAAATGTTGATATAGAACCTTTAACTACAAAAGAGGTTGTTGTACCATTTACAGTTCCAGAGGTTGTTGATAAAGGATCCGAATATTTTGTTAACATAAGATTTGCAGAAAAGGAAGCTACAAAGTGGGCAGAACCAGGGCATGAAGTAGCGAAACAACAATTTAAAGTTAATTTAACTGATGAAGTTAAAGATGTACTAGATATATCAAGTATGGAAAATTTATCAGTAGAAGAAACAGATTCAAATATAAATATTAATGGAACAAACTTTGAATTTAATTTTAATAAATCAACAGGAAATATAGACTCATTTAAAAATAATGGAAAAGAACTTTTAAGTAGCCCTATAGAACCAGATTTCTGGAGAGCACCTAATGATAATGATAGAGAAAATGGAATGAAAAATAGAACAGGTACTTGGAGAGATGCAGGTGCAAATAGAATAATAGAAAATATAACTGTAGAAAAAGGTGAAAAGCTTGTTACTATAGAGGTGGAATCATCTCTTCCTACTACAATAGAATCACAATATAAAAATACAATTAAGATTTATGGAAGTGGAGATGTTGTTATAACATCAGATTTAAAACCAGGCTCTGAATCATTACCAGAAATACCAGCAATAGGCATGGAATTTAACATGCCATCAGAATTTGAAAACTTAAAATGGTTTGGTAGAGGACCATATGAAAATTATTGGGATAGAAATATGAGCACTGATGTTGGTGTATATGAAAGTACAGTAGAGGAACAATATTTTGAATATATTGAACCACAACAAATGGGGAATAAAACAGATGTAAGATGGTTAACTTTAACTAATAATGATGGTGTTGGCTTAATGGTATCAGGTGATGATTTAGTTGAAACTTCAGCACTTCATTATACAGAACAAGAGTTAGAAACTAAAGCACATCCATATGAACTTATTAGACAAGATGAAGTTAATGTTAATATTAACTATAAACAAATGGGACTTGGTGGAGATGATAGTTGGGGAGCAAGACCTCACAATGAATTCCAATTAAAAGCTAATAGAGATTACACTTATAGAATGAGAATTAGACCTATAGATACAAAGGTTCAAAATCCAATGGAAATAAATAAATTTGCATTACCATTTGAATTAAAAGAAAATCAAGAGATTTCAGTAGATGGAATTAAAGGTCATAAGCCTACGTTACCTAACAATATAGAAGTAGAAACTACAGATGGAATAATAAAAGAAGTTTCAGTTAATTGGAATGAAATAACTGAAGCTGATTATAATTCAGTTGGAAAGTTTAATGTAGAAGGAAAAATTAATGGAACTTCAAATAAGGTAATAGCTATAGTAACAATTAAAGAATTAGAAGAACCTACTACTAATATAAGTTCAAAAATAGGTGAAAAAGTATTTTTACCAAAGGAAATAGAAGTAAAATATACAGATGGAACTAAGGTTTTGGTTCCAGTAAATTGGGCTGAAATTAGTGATGATATATTTAACACAGAAGGAATTCATAATATAAAAGGCAAATTTACTTTATTAGGAATTGAATTTGATATAACTGCTAAGTTAAATATAGCAGAAGGAGATTATGCTAGTGATTTAGAATGGGAGAGTGCAACTGTTGGTTGGTCAACCATAAAAAAAGACAAATCAATAGATGGAAATCCATTGAGATTATTACTTGGAGATAATGTAGAGATATTTAAAAAAGGATTAGGAACTCATACGGATTCTACTATAATTTATGACGTTTCAGGAAGTGACTATAAGTATTTCCAAGCGTATATTGGAAATGACCAAGAGATGGCAGGATCTAATAGTGATGGTATTAACTTCTTAGTTTATACAGATGGAGAACTTGTTTATGAAAGTGGTAAAATGATGTCTAATACCCCAGCTAAGTTTATAAATATTGATATTGAAGGAAAAAATAAAATTAAATTAGTTGCAGATAAGATAGGCAATAATGGAAGTGATCATTCAGATTGGGCTGATGCTTTATTTGTAAAAAAATCTAGTAATATAGTAGATGGAAAAGTTGGGGATTTTAACAAAAATGGAATTTTTGATATAGGAGATGTATCTTTAGTATCTAAAAATTATGGTAAAAAATCAGATGATAGAGACTGGAAAGATGTAAGTAAATTTGATGTAAATAAAGATGGAGTTATAGATGACGCAGATGTTGATTTTGTAGCAAATAAGATATTAAATAATTAA
- the rpoN gene encoding RNA polymerase factor sigma-54, which translates to MKLDFKLNLSQEQKLIMTQQMQLSIKLLQMPAYELREYIDKEFAENPMLEGNFDMVQEESAYQDKIDYKELIKYLEFDNYGCKNYIDYDNDQISPFNFIAEKHTLKEYLYDQINESNENDLIKNIVKYMIETLDSKGYLTMSLSEMENDLNIKEEILKEALEVLQDFEPNGIGARDLKECLKIQLMRLGKLDEEIEIIIDEYLDLVADNKFAIIAKKIKIAPKRAQDYGDIIKSLEPKPARGFYTGDEVKFIIPDASIRKIDGEYFVIMNDNVIPKLSISNVYKKTLSEKGDKKTEDYIKEKFNSAMFLIKSIEQRKTTLVRVLESIVKKQREYFDNGEKYLKPMTLKNIADELGIHESTVSRAIKEKYVLTNHGTIKVKDMFTTALTTKDDNEDASVINIKKAIESLIDKENKSKPLSDQIICDELNKNGLNISRRTVAKYREELGIKSSSKRKRIE; encoded by the coding sequence ATGAAGCTAGATTTTAAATTAAATCTCTCCCAAGAGCAAAAACTTATAATGACTCAACAAATGCAACTATCTATTAAGTTGCTTCAAATGCCTGCATATGAGTTAAGAGAGTACATAGATAAAGAATTTGCTGAAAATCCTATGTTAGAAGGAAATTTTGATATGGTTCAAGAAGAAAGTGCATATCAAGATAAAATTGATTATAAAGAACTAATTAAGTATTTAGAATTTGATAATTATGGATGTAAAAATTATATTGATTATGATAATGATCAAATATCTCCATTTAATTTTATTGCAGAAAAACATACATTAAAAGAATATTTATATGATCAAATTAATGAAAGCAATGAAAATGATTTAATAAAAAATATAGTTAAATATATGATTGAAACATTAGATAGTAAAGGATATTTAACTATGTCATTATCTGAAATGGAAAATGATTTAAATATTAAAGAAGAAATACTTAAAGAAGCATTAGAAGTTCTTCAAGATTTTGAACCTAATGGAATAGGTGCAAGAGATTTAAAAGAATGTCTAAAAATACAACTTATGAGATTAGGAAAGTTAGATGAAGAAATAGAAATTATAATAGATGAGTATTTAGATTTAGTAGCAGATAATAAATTTGCAATAATAGCTAAAAAAATAAAAATAGCACCTAAAAGAGCTCAAGATTATGGGGATATTATAAAATCTTTAGAACCTAAACCAGCAAGAGGTTTTTATACTGGAGATGAAGTGAAATTTATAATTCCAGATGCGTCTATTAGAAAAATAGATGGAGAATACTTCGTTATTATGAATGACAATGTTATTCCGAAACTGTCTATAAGTAATGTTTATAAAAAAACATTATCAGAAAAAGGAGATAAAAAGACTGAAGACTATATAAAAGAAAAATTCAATAGTGCAATGTTTTTAATAAAAAGTATAGAACAACGGAAAACTACTTTAGTTAGAGTATTAGAATCTATAGTTAAAAAACAAAGAGAGTATTTTGATAATGGTGAAAAATATTTAAAGCCAATGACATTAAAAAATATTGCTGATGAATTAGGTATTCATGAATCCACAGTAAGTAGAGCTATAAAAGAAAAGTATGTTTTAACAAATCATGGAACAATTAAAGTGAAAGATATGTTTACAACTGCTCTTACAACAAAAGATGATAATGAGGATGCAAGTGTTATAAATATAAAAAAGGCTATAGAATCATTAATAGACAAAGAAAACAAATCAAAGCCTTTATCAGACCAAATTATTTGTGATGAATTAAATAAAAATGGGTTGAATATATCTAGAAGAACTGTGGCAAAATACAGAGAGGAATTAGGAATCAAATCATCGAGTAAAAGAAAAAGAATAGAATAA
- a CDS encoding IS1182 family transposase codes for MQLKNILQQNYTVNRKFYQLKLPFDIDCIISENDSVRLLSQFVEEMDLTDLYSTYSKIRENQVSPTNMLKIVLYGYMNGFYSSRDIETACLRDINFMFLLEGASAPDHSTFARFRSLHFAPCAEKILAEMSNFLYEIGEISGRSIFIDGTKIEAYANKYTFVWKKAVTKNMAKLLTKIADLVKECEELYGIKLIYKNKVQMRHVKKLKKRLYELKKIETIEFVHGCGKRKSPLQKSIEKLEEYLSKFKEYNQKVYTCGERNSYSKTDNDATFMRMKEDAMKNGQLKPAYNVQHGVDAEYISWLTVGPQPTDTTTLIPFLKSMEWHLNFKYSKIVADAGYESEENYSFIEDNNQIAFIKPSNYEISKTRKYKNDIGRIENMDYDAENDLFICQNGKTLKVNGIKFKKSKTGYESEKTIYSCEDCSNCSFKSKCIKGNNSKIPFGERTKKFETSKKFNRQRKEDLERIITDEGILLRINRSIQAEGSFAQVKHDMNFRRFMCRGQKNVLAESILIAMAHNVNKLHNKIQSNRTGKHLFELKEAL; via the coding sequence ATGCAACTAAAAAATATTTTACAACAAAATTATACTGTAAATCGAAAGTTTTATCAATTAAAACTTCCTTTTGATATAGATTGCATAATTTCAGAAAATGATTCGGTGAGATTACTAAGTCAGTTTGTAGAGGAGATGGATTTAACTGACCTATATTCTACTTATTCTAAAATAAGAGAAAATCAAGTATCGCCAACGAACATGTTAAAGATTGTGCTTTATGGATATATGAATGGTTTCTATTCTTCACGAGATATAGAAACAGCATGTCTTAGAGATATAAATTTTATGTTTTTACTCGAAGGGGCATCTGCTCCGGATCACTCAACATTTGCAAGATTTAGAAGTTTACATTTTGCTCCATGTGCTGAAAAGATATTGGCTGAAATGTCTAATTTTCTTTATGAGATTGGAGAAATATCAGGCAGATCAATATTTATTGATGGTACTAAAATAGAAGCTTATGCAAATAAATATACATTCGTTTGGAAAAAAGCTGTGACAAAAAACATGGCTAAATTATTAACAAAAATAGCCGACCTTGTAAAAGAATGCGAAGAACTTTATGGTATTAAATTGATTTATAAAAATAAAGTTCAAATGAGGCACGTAAAAAAGCTAAAGAAAAGGCTTTATGAATTAAAGAAAATTGAAACTATTGAATTCGTCCACGGATGTGGTAAAAGAAAATCACCACTTCAAAAATCTATAGAGAAGCTTGAAGAGTATCTTTCAAAATTCAAAGAATATAACCAAAAAGTATACACCTGCGGAGAAAGAAATAGTTATTCAAAAACAGATAATGACGCTACTTTTATGAGAATGAAAGAAGATGCTATGAAAAATGGTCAACTTAAACCTGCTTATAATGTACAACACGGTGTTGATGCAGAATATATTTCGTGGCTTACTGTGGGACCACAGCCAACAGATACTACTACATTAATACCCTTTTTAAAAAGTATGGAATGGCATCTAAATTTTAAATATTCAAAAATAGTTGCTGATGCTGGCTATGAAAGTGAAGAGAATTACTCATTTATTGAGGATAATAATCAAATAGCATTTATTAAACCTTCTAATTATGAAATATCAAAGACAAGAAAGTATAAGAATGATATTGGCAGAATAGAAAATATGGATTATGACGCTGAGAATGATTTATTTATTTGCCAGAATGGTAAGACTCTAAAAGTCAATGGTATAAAGTTCAAGAAATCTAAAACAGGATATGAAAGTGAAAAAACAATTTATTCATGTGAGGACTGTAGTAATTGTAGCTTTAAGAGTAAATGTATTAAAGGAAATAATTCTAAAATTCCATTTGGGGAAAGAACTAAGAAATTTGAAACTTCAAAAAAGTTTAATCGTCAAAGAAAAGAAGATTTAGAAAGAATTATTACTGATGAAGGCATCTTACTTAGAATAAATAGAAGTATTCAAGCAGAAGGCTCTTTTGCACAAGTAAAACATGATATGAATTTCAGAAGATTTATGTGTCGTGGTCAAAAGAATGTTTTAGCAGAAAGCATCCTAATTGCTATGGCTCATAATGTTAATAAATTACATAACAAAATACAATCTAACCGAACTGGTAAGCATTTATTTGAGCTAAAAGAAGCTTTATAG